In Actinomycetota bacterium, the genomic window CACCGCCCGTAGGTGACGACGGGGATGGTGGCGATGTCGGCGAGCCGCTGGCCCCACTGGTCGTCGACGCACACGATGCCGACCTCGGCCAGCTGGGGCGTGAACAGCCGCGCCTTCGCCGCGAAGTAGTCCTCGAGGTTCCCGTGGAAGTCGAGGTGCTCCTGGCTGAGGTTGGTGAACACCGCCGCCGCGAACCGGGTCCCGTCCACACGGTGCTGGGCGAGCCCGTGAGACGACACCTCCATGGCCACAGCGTCGACCCCGCGGGCGTACATGGTAGCCAGCAGACGCTGGACGTCGGTGGCCTCCGGTGTGGTGCGCACGCCCGGTTGGGGCTGGCCGTGGATCCGCGTCTCGATCGTGCCCACCACGCCGGTTCCCACCGCCCCGGCGCCGAACGCCGATTCGAGCAGGTACGTGGTGGTCGTCTTGCCGTTGGTGCCGGTGACGCCCACCACGGTGAGACGATCGCTGGGGTGCCCGTGGACGCGCGCCGCGACGGGCCCGAGCACGCGCCGGACCGACGGGACCCGCACCTGAGGCACGTCGACCTCCACGAACCGTTCGACGAGGAGGGCGGGCGCGCCGGCGTCGACCGCGTCGATGCAGAAATCGTGACCGTCGACGGTCGCTCCCGGGATGGCGCAGTACAGCCAGCCGGGCCGCACCTGACGGCTGTCGTGCGTGGCGTCGGTCAGCACCGCGTCGCCGCGCCGCTCGACCGGGCCACTCCGTACTGACGCGGCGGCGTCTGCGACCTCGGGGAGGGTGATCGTCACGGAGCGGGCCTCGGGCACGCGCAGGGTCGGTGGTGCCAAGCGAGGATAGCCACGGCGGGTGGTGGCTCCGGGGAGCCGTCGGTGGTCATGGCGGGGGGATGGCGACGGGCGGATCCGTCACGCCCCGGAAGGTCGCCGCAGGGGTCGGGGTCGCGCCGGCGGGGTCTGGCGCTGGCGGCGGGGCGGCGCGGGCGTCGGCTTCAGCTGGGTCGGTCGGTGGGATCCGGCGGTGGGCCAGGGCGAAGCGCATCACCTCCGCGAAGGTCGGCGCGGCGACCACACCGCCGTAGATCGGCTGGGGTTCGTCGACCATGACGGCGACGACCATCCGCGGGTCGTCCACGGGGGCGAAACCGACGAACGAGGCGATGTACTCGCCGCTGTACCCCCGCGCCCCGGTCAGCGGCTTGCGTGCCGTCCCGGTCTTCCCCGCGACGTCGTAGCCGGGGACGGCCGCCCGCCCACCTGTGCCGTGTTCGCCGCTGACGACGTCTTCGAGCATGGCCCGCACCTGCCGGGCGGTGTCGGCGCTGATGACGCGGTGACGGGCAGGCTGCGGGGCGGGGTCGAGGCGTCCGTCGTCGCCGACCACCCCCCGCAGCAGGCGCGGTTGGGTCGCCACACCGTCATCGGCGAGCGTGGCGTAGACGTGTGCGGCCTGCAGCAGGGTCACGGCCACGCCCTGACCGATCGCGATGGTGGGCAGGCTGGTCGCAGACCACTGTTCGCGTGGCAGGAGCCCACCACCGACCTCACCGGGGAAACCGATCCCCAGAGGCTGCCCGTACCCGAACGCGTCCAGGTAGCGACTGAGCCGGTCGGGGCCGAGCTGGTCGGCGACCAGGATCGTGCCGATGTTCGACGAACGTTCCACGATCTGCCGCAGCGTCAGGTCCTCGATCGGATGGCGATGGGCGTCGCTGAAGACCTTCCGCCCCCACGGCAAGCGGTCAGGGACCGACAGGACGGTGTCGGGCCCGACGATGCCCTCCTCGACCGCCGCGGCGGCGGTCACGGCCTTCTGCACCGACCCCGGTTCGAACATGTCCGTGACAGCACGGTTGCGACGCGTCCCGTCGTCGGATTCCTGCAGCCGGTTGGGGTCGAAGCCGGGAGCGCTGGCCATCGCCAAGACCTCCCCGCTGCCCACCTCGAGGACCACGACGCTGGCTCCGACCGCGTCGAAGCGTTCGACGGCGGCCGCCGCGGCCCGTTCAGCGACGTGCTGGATCTCCCGGTCGATCGTCAGGACCAGGTCGGTCCCGGACCGGGCGGGGCGGAGCTCGCGGGTCCCGGATGCGATGGTCAGACCTCCCGGGGCGCGCTCCAGCGCGAGCCGGCCGGGCTCGCCCGCCAACAGCTGGTCGTACTGCAGTTCGAGACCCGACAGGCCGTCCCCGTCGATGCCGGTGAACCCCACGACCTGCCCGGCGAGCGGACCCGCGGGGTAGACCCGCGTCGGCTCGGTCAGGACACCGATCCCCGGCAGCTGCAGCTCGGCGATGCGCTGGCCGAGCGCGTGATCGACCTGTCGAGCGAGGTAGCGGAAGTGTCCCTCGGCGCGGAGCTCGGCCTCCACCGCGCCGGGCGTCGTCCCGAGCAGCGGAGCAACGGTCGCGGCGACCTCGGCGGCGTCGCCGGCGGGCGGGACGATCAAGCCGTCGGCGCCGGTGCGTTCCCGGAAGGCGCGCGGGTCGGCGTAGACGGTGGCCGCGTCGACCGATGTGGCGAGCACGTCGCCTTCACGGTCGTAGATGCGTCCGCGCCTGGGCGGGAGCTCCACCGTCCGCAGCCGCTGCTGCTCACCCAGCTCGGCGTAGTGGGCGGCGTGGACGACCTGGACCGTCACCAGCCGGTACCCGACGGCGACGAACGCCAGCAGGTACACCACCAGGGCGGCGGTGGCACGACGGGCGAACGGGTCACGTCGCCGGCGGCGGCCGGGGCGGCCTCCCCGTATCGCGCCGCGACCTGCGCTCCCCCCGACCAGCACCGTCCGGCTACCGCTGCACCGACAGGACCGGCTTCATGCGGTCGGTCTGGCTGCCGGTGGCCGCCTCGGTGACGACCGCCCCGTCGTGGGGCAGGCGCCGATCCACGACCAGGAACCGCGCCCCGTCGGCGGGGACCATGCCGAGCTCTTCCAACGCGACCTGCTCGATGCGCGCGGGATCCTCCAACGCCGCCACCTCGGCGACCAGCTC contains:
- a CDS encoding UDP-N-acetylmuramoyl-L-alanyl-D-glutamate--2,6-diaminopimelate ligase, with the translated sequence MAPPTLRVPEARSVTITLPEVADAAASVRSGPVERRGDAVLTDATHDSRQVRPGWLYCAIPGATVDGHDFCIDAVDAGAPALLVERFVEVDVPQVRVPSVRRVLGPVAARVHGHPSDRLTVVGVTGTNGKTTTTYLLESAFGAGAVGTGVVGTIETRIHGQPQPGVRTTPEATDVQRLLATMYARGVDAVAMEVSSHGLAQHRVDGTRFAAAVFTNLSQEHLDFHGNLEDYFAAKARLFTPQLAEVGIVCVDDQWGQRLADIATIPVVTYGRCPDADVRIVDVDSSMDGVTCRLVADHAGALPGGPAVTLTTRLIGAYNTANAAAAYLAATRAGVPPDAAAAGIADCPGIPGRLEPVDRGQPFAVLVDYAHTPDALSRAVAEVDKLIQPGRRVHVVVGCGGDRDVGKRPVMGRVAAEGGRAVLTSDNPRSEDPVAILAQVEAGARRVHGADVVVEPDRRAAIAAAIAGSEPGDVVLIAGKGHETYQEFADRTVPFDDREVAAEVLAARGWRRQTGGRT
- a CDS encoding penicillin-binding protein 2, which produces MLVGGSAGRGAIRGGRPGRRRRRDPFARRATAALVVYLLAFVAVGYRLVTVQVVHAAHYAELGEQQRLRTVELPPRRGRIYDREGDVLATSVDAATVYADPRAFRERTGADGLIVPPAGDAAEVAATVAPLLGTTPGAVEAELRAEGHFRYLARQVDHALGQRIAELQLPGIGVLTEPTRVYPAGPLAGQVVGFTGIDGDGLSGLELQYDQLLAGEPGRLALERAPGGLTIASGTRELRPARSGTDLVLTIDREIQHVAERAAAAAVERFDAVGASVVVLEVGSGEVLAMASAPGFDPNRLQESDDGTRRNRAVTDMFEPGSVQKAVTAAAAVEEGIVGPDTVLSVPDRLPWGRKVFSDAHRHPIEDLTLRQIVERSSNIGTILVADQLGPDRLSRYLDAFGYGQPLGIGFPGEVGGGLLPREQWSATSLPTIAIGQGVAVTLLQAAHVYATLADDGVATQPRLLRGVVGDDGRLDPAPQPARHRVISADTARQVRAMLEDVVSGEHGTGGRAAVPGYDVAGKTGTARKPLTGARGYSGEYIASFVGFAPVDDPRMVVAVMVDEPQPIYGGVVAAPTFAEVMRFALAHRRIPPTDPAEADARAAPPPAPDPAGATPTPAATFRGVTDPPVAIPPP